Genomic window (Fundidesulfovibrio soli):
TCGGGGCGCACTTCGGCCTCTGGGGGCAGGATGTCCCCCGGCGGGACTGGCTGGCCCTGGCCGGGGCGCATCCGAAACTGGCGCGCTCCTTCGCGCGCGGGGCTGCCCGGCTCTACGGGCGTGTGGCGGCACTGCTCCCGGCGGGGGGGGCGCTTCCGCCCGCCTTCATGGAATCCTGGCCTCCCATGCTGCGTCCGGCGGCCGGATACGTCCAGATGGCCCTCGAGAACGCCGACTACTCCCCCGATTCCCGGGACGAATGCCTGGGCTTGCTGGGGGCCGTGCTCGCCTCCGTATCCTCCGTATCCTCCTGAGCGTTCCAGCGGCCCCAACGGGCCGGAATACCCGCAAATTCCTCCCTGCCCAGCTGCCGATTGTGCCGCCCGGGAAATTCATGCCGCTCTTGTCTCGTCGCAAGTGCTCGGAATCGCATGGCGCGAATGTTGGAACGGCTTTTGTAGAATCAGGGCCGTCAGGAGGAATGACATGCAAATCCTTCCCAGTTCGATCGCCCGCCTTGGGTTCGTCCCCAAGGATTCATCCCTCTCAGGGACCTCCTCCGTGAGCGCCGCCGACATGTTCGCCGGGCTGCTCAACAGCTATAAGATGAGCTCCAGCGCCATCGTGGACGACGCCCTGGGCACCCCCCTGCCCGGCAAGGACCCGTTCTCCCAGCCGTCCACGGAGCTCGAGAGCGCCCGCTCCACGGCGGGCGACCCCCTTCGCGACGTGAAGATGACCCGCGAGGACATCCTGGAGTTGGCGCCCAAGCTCGAAGCGGCGGGCGTCCCCAAGAGCAAGATGGACGAACTCACCGCCATGGCCGAGAGCCCCAAGGGCATCACCTGGGGCCAGTTCACCCACGAGGTGGAGCAGGCCACGGTGTCCAAGTCGGTGAAGAAGGAAGAACTCTCCGACCAGGACCGCCAGACCCTGGCCTCCCTGTTCACGCACATGGGCTTCAGCGAACCCAAGGCCAAGGAGCTCACCGAGGCCCTGGCCAACGGGCGCACGGAACACGTCTGGCGGCAGGTCTCGGCCCAGCTCTCCGAGCAGGGGGCTTCCGGCAGTTTCAGCATGTCCCGCGATGAGATGGCCACCCTGGCCAAGGCCCTGCGCCTGCCCCAGGAGGCCCGCGACCGGCTGGCCACCCTGGGCGCCAAGGTGGAGGGGGCCGACCTCTCCGGCGCCGGACTGAAGACCATGCTCGCGGCCGTGCAGCAGGAAGTGACCGCCCAGAAGGGCCAGGCCGATGCCGGGCTCCAGCCCGTGCGCCAGGTGCTCGAGCAGGCCATGGCCCAGGCCAAGGACAAGGCCGGGACGGCCGCCAAGGCCGAGGCCGACAAGGTGCAGCCCGCCGGGGTGCGGGCCTCCTCCCTGCTCAAGGACCCGCAGGACCTGGGCGCCGGCAAGGACGACTCCTCCAAAGTGGCGGCGGCCGACGCCAAGGCCCAGGCCCCTTCCGGGACACCCGGCGCCAACGCGGCCGGGGCCAAGCCCGGAGTCCAGCCCGGGGCGCAGGCGGGCAACCAGACTGGCAACCAGGCTACAGGCCAGCAGAACCAGCAATTCTCCGGCAAGGGCGCCGGGGATCAGGCCGTGGCCGACTTGGGCGGCAAGATCCGCACCGAGAGCGGGGCAAGCCCCAACGGCGCGTCCCTTTTCGGCCTTGGCCAGCCCGGCCAGGTCGCGGCGGGCGCGGCCCAGGCCCGCACCGCCGACCCCCAGGCCGCGCGTGCCCAGGCCAGCCAGCTGCTCGAGCAGGTGGAGGCGGGCGTGTTCAGGAACATGGGCCAGGGCGTGAAGCAGCTCACCCTGGAGCTGACACCCGAGGGGCTGGGCAAGCTCAACGTTGTGCTCACTGTGAAGGGCAAGGAAGTGCAGGCCATGATCAAGGCCGACACGCCCGAGGCCGAAAAGATGCTCTCGGAGAACCTGGGCCAGCTCAAGAAGAGCCTGGAGGACCAGGGCCTCTCCGTGGCCAAGCTCGAGGTGCAGCACAAGGCCGCGCAGGACGCGGGCCTGGGCCAGCAGTGGGCGGGCGGCTCCGAGAAGCACAACGAGTTCCAGCAGCGCCGGGACGCCCTGGAGCGCCTGCGCGCCAACACGCTTCTTTCCTCCGGCGGGGAGTCTTTGGCCCAGCAGATGCAGAGTGTGGGTGCAGAGGCAAAAATTACCCAGCGCGGCTTGGACATAGTGGCCTAGTCCGCAGGAGGATCCGATGAGCACTTCCGCAGTTTCAGCCACCGGCAGCAGCCTGACCAAGGCCGCTGGCAGCTCAAAGCAGCTCGGCAAGCAGGACTTCCTGAACCTGCTGGTGAAGCAGCTCCAGTACCAGGATCCCCTCAACCCCATGGACGACAAGGACTTCGTGGCCCAGCTGGCCCAGTTCTCAAGCCTTGAGCAGCTCACCAACATCAGCACCGGCATCGAGGGCCTGATCCAGGCCCAG
Coding sequences:
- a CDS encoding flagellar hook-length control protein FliK; translated protein: MQILPSSIARLGFVPKDSSLSGTSSVSAADMFAGLLNSYKMSSSAIVDDALGTPLPGKDPFSQPSTELESARSTAGDPLRDVKMTREDILELAPKLEAAGVPKSKMDELTAMAESPKGITWGQFTHEVEQATVSKSVKKEELSDQDRQTLASLFTHMGFSEPKAKELTEALANGRTEHVWRQVSAQLSEQGASGSFSMSRDEMATLAKALRLPQEARDRLATLGAKVEGADLSGAGLKTMLAAVQQEVTAQKGQADAGLQPVRQVLEQAMAQAKDKAGTAAKAEADKVQPAGVRASSLLKDPQDLGAGKDDSSKVAAADAKAQAPSGTPGANAAGAKPGVQPGAQAGNQTGNQATGQQNQQFSGKGAGDQAVADLGGKIRTESGASPNGASLFGLGQPGQVAAGAAQARTADPQAARAQASQLLEQVEAGVFRNMGQGVKQLTLELTPEGLGKLNVVLTVKGKEVQAMIKADTPEAEKMLSENLGQLKKSLEDQGLSVAKLEVQHKAAQDAGLGQQWAGGSEKHNEFQQRRDALERLRANTLLSSGGESLAQQMQSVGAEAKITQRGLDIVA